The following proteins are co-located in the Penaeus vannamei isolate JL-2024 chromosome 34, ASM4276789v1, whole genome shotgun sequence genome:
- the LOC138859257 gene encoding P-selectin glycoprotein ligand 1-like, translated as MAADAPGDFRGPANDGKMISDFQQSMMDPRRTEADTIDPRRTEADTIDPRRTEADTIDLRRPEVDTIDPRRTEADTIDPRRTKIDTIDPRRTEADTIDPRRTEADTIDLRRPEVDTIDPRRTEADTIDPRRTKIDTIDPRRTEADTIDPRRTEADTIDLRRPEVDTIDPRRTEADTIDLRRTKIDTIDPRRTEADTIDPRRTDRHNRS; from the exons ATGGCGGCCGACGCCCCCGGGGATTTCCGGGGACCTGCAAATGATGGGAAAATGATATCAGATTTCCAACAGTCAATGATGG ATCCTAGGCGCACCGAAGCAGACACAATAGATCCTAGGCGCACCGAAGCAGACACAATAGATCCTAGACGCACCGAAGCAGACACAATAGATCTTAGACGCCCCGAGGTAGATACAATAGACCCTAGACGCACCGAAGCAGACACAATAGATCCTAGACGCACCAAGATAGATACAATAGATCCTAGACGCACCGAAGCAGACACAATAGATCCTAGACGCACCGAAGCAGACACAATAGATCTTAGACGCCCCGAGGTAGATACAATAGACCCTAGACGCACCGAAGCAGACACAATAGATCCTAGACGCACCAAGATAGATACAATAGATCCTAGGCGCACCGAAGCAGACACAATAGATCCTAGACGCACCGAAGCAGACACAATAGATCTTAGACGCCCCGAGGTAGATACAATAGACCCTAGACGCACCGAAGCAGACACAATAGATCTTAGACGCACCAAGATAGATACAATAGATCCTAGACGCACCGAAGCAGACACAATAGATCCTAGACGCACCGATAGACACAATAGATCCTAG